The sequence below is a genomic window from Romeriopsis navalis LEGE 11480.
GTGTCTGGTGGTGCGTCACTCCTAGTCATCGGGCAATGAATCGATCGGCCGTGCGGGGCCGTCAGTCGGTGGGGCCTCACGTTTTGGTGGCGCTGTATAAGCGACCCGATAAATCCGCCCATTGGCCTCTTCCGTAAACAGTAAGCTGCCATCAGGCAAGACTAAAAGTCCGACGGGACGGCCCCAAGTGGTTGGCCCAGCTGGATCATTGAGAAATCCTGTCACAAAGTCTTCGTAGTAGCCCAATGGCCGCTTCGACTCTTGATTAAAGGGAATAAAGACAATTTTGTAGCCGGTGCCTTGGTCACGGTTCCAGGAGCCGCGAAAGGCGACGAATGCGCCATTCCGATACTTCTCTGGAAAGCGATTTTCTGTATAAAACTGGACGCCTAAAGCGGCCGAGTGAGACTGGAACAGTACGTCTGGGGTGCGGGTTTTGGCCGCGAGTTCGGGCCTGCGACTCCGCCCATCCTGGGTATGGCGCGGATCAAGCAAAGATGGCGTGATGTAGGTATAGGGCCAGCCGTAGAATTCATCCTGGCGAATCCGGGTGAAGTAGTCGGGTACAAGGTCATCGCCTAAGCCATCGCGTTCATTGACCGTTGTGTAGAGATCGCCAGTTTCTGGCTGGATCGCTAAACCGACGGGGTTACGAAGTCCCGATGCAAAAGTTTGCCGATCGCTGCCATCCAAATTCATGACCTGGACGGAGGCCCGGGGTAGATCTTCTTCATTGGCGTTAGACTTTGAACCGACTGATACGTAGAGTTTTTCACCCTTAGCATCGGCGATCACATTGCGGGTCCAATGTTGGTTGTAGCCACCGCCGGGTAAATCGGTGATCTTTTCGCCTGTCCCGATGAGCTGTTGCTGATTTTTACTATAGTTGTAGCGGCGGACTTCGGCGGTATTGCCTAAGAAAAAAGCGCCCCGGGCAAAGGCCATACCGAAGGGAATATTCAAGCCGTTGTTGGCCGAGGCAAAGACGCGGTTAAAATCGGCAACGCCATTCTGATCTTGGTCGGCCAACAGCCGAATGCGATTTTGGCGGGTTTCTGTTACGAGCACTTCACCATTTGGAGTCAATGCCAACCATCGCGGGCCATCTAATCCTTCCGCAAAGACATTGATCGAAAACCCTGGGGGCGTCTTGAGTTGGGGGTAGTCTGGAACTGGAATGATGCGTGAGGGTTTGGCAACGCTTTTGGTCGCGTAGGGCTTGGGTAACTGTTTGAGCGTAACTGCGATTTTTTGCGGTTTGAACGTTTTGGTGGCGATCGTCTGCTCCTTCGGCGGCGCTAGTTTCGGGGTGATATCGCTGGTCGTTGTCTCTGGCCCCGGCATTTGCGAGGCGGCGCTGCAAGCCAGTAAACCAACGTTGCTGACGAACGCCACACTGTAGGACAGAAACCGGCGACGATAGGAAACGTGACGCGATCGCATAGGAAATAACATATAAGAAATTGCGAGGGGCGGCGGGGTAGTGGATTGCCTGAATGTTGATTGTCTGAACTAGTCTAAGCAGTTTAACGAGGAATCCTGTGGGTGGACGCTTTTCTTGTTGAGGATATGCATGGGGTTTGCATCAGGGAGGGAGGTGTTGCGGGACAATGCAACGCTGGTAATTGTGTCGCCATCTGGTTGAATTACCAGATCCGAAACTAAAAACTGCTGGCTGATTGACTTGACAGAGAAGCCCCACAGCGAGATAAAGAAGGCAATCTCCATTTCGATCGAGTCTTTCTATGCGGCAAATTTTGACAGTTTTCTCGCTTGGTCTAGTTGGACTGTTGGCGACACCCGCGATTGTCACCGCTGAATCGGTGATGGATAAGGTTAAACGCACAGGGACACTAACGGCTGGAACAAGTTCCGATGCCATTCCCTTTGCCTATCGGGATCAGTCGGGCAAACTCACGGGCTATTCGGTGGCGATGCTGGAGTTGATGCGTGAGCGTTTGGAGCAGGTAACTGGCCGATCAGTCAAGCTGGATTTAGTGGCGTTGCCGCCGAATAGTCGGATCTCAAGCATTCGCCAAGGGAAGGTTGATGTTGTCTGTGATTTGAGTAGTTTTACTTGGCAGCGTGATCAGCAGGTCGATTTCTCCCTGGCTTACGCGACGACTGGGACGCAGTTATTAGTGAAACGGTGGCAAAATTTTTCTGGTCCAGCGGCATTAATTAACAAAAAAATTGGCGCATTCCCCGGGACGACGAATGAATTAGCCGTGAAGCGAACGCAGCCGAAAGCTAAGGTTGTCGCGATGCGTACATTGAAGGGGGCGTTCCAGGATTTGCGCGTGGGTAAAATTGATGCGTTTGCTTGGGATGGCGTATTGCTGGAAGCCGAGTTGAATAGTACGGATCAATGGCGCGAGTTCAAGATTGTCCAAGGTGAGCCACTTTCAAAAGAAGGTGTTTCCTGTATGGTGCCGGAGAATAACTCGCGCTTTTTAGATAACGTCAACTACGCGCTATTCCGTCATATGCAAGGGTTTGTGCAGGGTGAGGCCAAGTACACTCGGATCTTCGATCGCTGGTTTGGGCCGAAGAGTGTGTTGCCCTTATCCCGGGACTACCGCGAGCTAGTGTTGGAAACAATGCGACTCACCGTAGATTCCCGCGAGGAAATCCAGGAGTAATTTGAGTGCAAAAGACGTTTGGGATTACGCTGTTTATCGCATTTGCGAATGCGATTAGTTTTACGATCCTAATTCCGATTCTCTACCTCTATGGCCGGGAATTTGGGCTGACAGATTTTCAGACCAGTTTATTGTTCGCGGTGTATGCCGCCGCGCAGTTTTTTGCCACGCCCGTGATTGGTAAGCTGTCCGATCGTTATGGCCGGAAGCCGCTTTTGATCGTGAGTTTGATCGGCACTGTAATTGCGAATGCTCTCGCGTTTTCGGCAGGGCTGGTGAATATTGCGGGATTGCTATTTTTTGCTCGATTTCTGGATGGGATTACAGGGGGAAATGTTTCCGTCGTACAGGCGGTGATTGCAGATATTACCCCGGTGGAAAACCGAGCAAAATCTTTTGGCCTGTTTGGGGCCGTGACGTTTGGCTTGGGCTTCACGCTGGGTCCAGCCTTGAGTTTGTTGACGCAGCAATATTCCTTAGGGGCGGGCTTTTTGGTGTCGAGTGTGATTGCGGCGATCGCGCTGATCCTGACGATTTTTGGCCTCCCCGAAACCTTGAAGCAATCGACTCAGGTGGCACCCCGGCGGTTATTTGACTTGGGTTTAGGCAATCTAATTTCGGGTTTGAAGCTGCCGCGCTTGGGGTTGCTATTTATCATTAATTTCCTGATTGGGACAACGTTTACAATTTTCACCTTTGGTTTTCAGCCTTATTTTCTGGAACTACTGGGTCAGACTAATCAAGCTTTGACGGCCTTGTTCATTGTGTTTGGCTTAATTAGTGCGTTAGTTCAAGCCAAGGGCTTGGCGATTCTGAATAAACGGTTTAGTTTGTCGATGGTGCTGTTTCTGGGGTTGTTGATGCGGGGCCTGACGTTTGTGCTGATGCCGCTATATCCCAATGTGATTTATTTTGTCTGTATCTCGATTGCATTTTCTGTATTTAACTCGCTGGTGCAACCGACGATCATCACATTGATCTCCTTGAATGCGAAACCGGAAGTCCAAGGTATGGCGCTGGGACTCAATGCTTCCTATCTCAATGTGTCAAATGCCTTTGGCCCAATGATTGCTGGTTTGATCGTCGATCGTGCCTACCCCGAAACCTATCGCTATCCGCTGGTTTTAGCGGGCATGCTAACCCTCGGTGTTTTGGCTTTTGCGATTCTAAAACGTGATCGGTATGATGTTGCACGATCGCCCCGAAGTTAGCGCTCCATGGCTTCAATCGATTTGGGTACCGCTGCGGTGAGAACTTCATTGCCTGTGGCGGTGACTAGTACATCATCTTCAATCCGAATCCCAATGCCGCGCCACCGTTCTGGTACTTCTGGCTGATCTTCAGCTGGGACAAAGTCGGGACGAATATAAATTCCTGGCTCCACCGTAATCACTTGTCCAGGCTGGAACATATGCCAAGTTTCGCCCGTTTTGCGGCCGCCGACATCATGTACGTCTAAGCCGAGCCAATGACCAGTGCCATGCATGAAAAATGGTTTATATTTCTCTTCCTTGATGATGGTTTCGATGTCGCCTTTGAGTAGACCTAGTTCGATCAAGCCTTCAGTAATCGTGCGTACCGCTGCGTCATGGAATGTATTCCAAGCATTGTCGGGCTTCACTTGCTCGATCGCCGCCAGTTGTGCGTTTAACACCAATTCGTACAAAATCCGCTGTTCTGCGGTGAACTTATTACCCACTGGAAACGTGCGGGTAATGTCGGAGTTGTAATAGTCATAGCAGCAGCCAGCATCGATCAGCAGGAGTTCGTTGTCCTGCATCTGCCGATTATTTTCGACATAGTGCAGGATGCAGGCATTGTCGCCGGAAGCGACGATCGATGGATAGGCAATGCCCATACCGCCCCGCAGTCGAAATAGTCGCTCCATTTCCGCTTGGACTTCGTATTCGTACATACCGGGTTTGCGATTGTCCAAAGCCCATTGGTGGGCTTCTGCGGCAATCGCAACGGCCTTACGCATGGCATCTAGTTCCGCCTCGCTTTTCTGGAGTCGCAGGGGATGCAATACTTGCATCGGATCTTCCAGGCTCAAAGGGCCGTGGCCATCACGATCGTAGCGCCCCACAAATCGTTGAAACAGCCGCAAAATTTTGTTGTTGAAACCGGCATTGGTGCCGAAGTGGTAATAGAGCCGATCGGCTTCAGCCACATACTGGGGGAGATGCTCATCGATCTCGGCAATGTCATAGACAATATCTGCCCCGTACTGCTCTTTGGCGGCGTTAACGCCGGTGCGATATCCCGTCCAAGTCTCCATGAGCGGATCTTTCTTCTGCACGAACAACACAAATTTATGTTCTTTGTGGTGTGGTGCGAAGACCGCTACGGCATTGTCTTCGTTGAATCCGGTCAAATAATAGAAACTACTGTCCTGACGAAAGTTGTATTCCACGTCGTTGTGCATCACGGCCTGCGATGCCGATCGGAAAATTGCGGTGCCATTCCCGATCTTCGACATCAACTTTTGGCGACGGTTAGAATACTCTATAGCTTGCATAGGAGGCGCTGTGACAACAACTTTTGTCTTCCTATCCTAAACCTTTATCTCAGTCGCTGGGTGATCGGACCTTGAGCACCGATCACCCCAATTCCCCTAGCCCAAAACTTGAATCACGCTGCCTTCTTTCGGCAGGCTGCTCTTCAAAAGACTCAAGCTAGCACCGGGACGACGTACCGGCGTGCCTTCCATCAATTTTAAGAAGGCATCCACGCCGACCAAATCGCACTGATCTTGCTTGGCGGCTCCGGTGAGGTACTGCATCGGAATCACGATCTTCGGATTTAAGACTTGGAGCGCGGCTTTCGCTTCTTCGGGGTTGTAAGCCTTGGGGCCACCGCCCACTGGGATGATCAGCACATCCGGCGAACCCATCAAAATCTTCTGCTCAATATTAATCGGGGTCGCTGCCCCCCCGAGATGAATGATGTTGAGGCCACCTTGGTTCCAGCGCCATGCGACATTTTTGCCAAAACGCCGACCGCCGTTACGATCGTGGTCCATGCCGATGCCTTGGATGCCTACCCCGCTGACTTCGTAGTTGCCGGGTTCGTATAGTAACCGGGGATTGCCGGGAACGACATCGACGGCACCTTCATCGAGCAACTGACTGGAAATCAGCACGAGGTCAGCCTTGACCTTGGGTGCTGGTAATCCAGCAGTACAGCCCAAGCTGCGGAAGGGATTGCTTAAGACACTTAAGCCATTGCCAGAAAAGAGGAAAGACATATGACCTAACGAGCGAATCGTCACGCCACCGGATTGGGCCAAACTACGAGTGCCCCAAAGGCTACTCCCGATCGCGCTAGCTAAACCAGCTCCTGCATACTGAATCAATTGCCGACGCTTCATTCGCTTCCTCACCCAAAAATCAATACGACATCATCCAACTCAAGCTAACTGTCCCGCTAGGGTAATTTAGCCCATATCAGTCTGAAGTGAAGGCTGATCTTCCGTCAAGCATTCCCCGACGGAAACTTCCTTCAGACCAGAAGTCTAAACGGGGATTTCGCGCAAAAAGTTCCGCAGCAGATCTTTGCCAGAGTTGGTCAAAACGCTTTCGGGGTGAAACTGAACGCCTTGAATGTGGGGATGTTCGCGGTGCCTGACCCCCATAATGGTTTTGTCATCGACCCAGGCGGTAATTTCCAAGACTTCGGGGCAGGTGGCCCGATCGATAATCAGACTGTGATAACGGGTTGCCACCATGGGATTTTCGATGCCAGCAAAGACGCCCACGCCATTGTGGTGCACTTCAGAAACTTTGCCGTGCATCAGTTCGGGTGCGGAAACGACATCCCCACCAAAGATTTGGCCAATACTCTGGTGGCCGAGGCAAACCCCCAGTAGCGGAATTGTGGGGCCGAGTTGCTCGATAATCGATAGTGAAACGCCAGAATCATTGGGGGTGCCAGGACCCGGTGAAATCACGATCCCACTGGGCTGTAAGGCACGAATTTGGTCAAGGCTAATTTCATCGTTGCGAAATACCTGAATATCTTCGGCCACGGCAAATTCGCTGGCCAATTCACCCAGATATTGGACGATGTTGTAGGTAAAGCTGTCGTAGTTATCGATGACAAGCAGCATAGCGATCGAACCTAACCATGGATGCAGGGGGACCGCTCTATCCTAGAACCGACAGCACCACGATGGCCAACTTTGGCAAAATCAAACAGCCCGCGACACCTAAGGCGGCAAAGGCCGAAATCAATACAGCCGCAGCGGCACAGTCTTTCGCGATCTTCGCCAGCTCGTGATAATTCTGCTTTACCGTCAGGTCAACCACTGCTTCGATCGCGGTGTTAAGCAATTCCATGGCGAGGACCAGGCCAATTGTGATGCCGATGACGGTGAGTTCGACGGCGGGCAATTGGAGCCAAATGCCAAGTCCGATCGCGATACTGCCGACAATTGTATGGATCCGGAAATTTCTTTGTGTCTGAAATGCATAACTGATGCCCATCCAGGCGTAGCGCAGGCTCCCAAACACACTGGGTGCGATATGCCAGGCTAAATCACGATTAGATGACTTAAACGGCAGAACTTTGCCATCGCGCTTAGAGGATTGTGTAGGCATCTCAGGGGAAGTCGATTCAGAAGACACGGGCGCTTACCTATGGGACTGGGAAGAAGGTCATCAAGGCGATCGCTCACTGCACATCATACGGCGAGAAATCCGGTTATGACCGATGGCCCCTAACTTCTCTACCGAAATTTATCTGTACGGCTGACCTTGATACTCTATATCAGTCAGATTACCCCACCGGCTTCAAGAAACTGCATTGTGCTAGGGAAGGAATGGAAACAGCACGGCATCGATTCGGGGGAAAGGAAAAATCGTTGGCCGACTGTGGAGGCGATCAAGCGATAATCCCGGCGGTTTGGAGCAGCGATCGTTGCTGGGCTAGCATGGCCGCTAATTGGACATCGTCCGGGTGATCCCAGCCGAGCAAATGTAGTAGACCATGGGAGGCTAGCCAGGCTAACTCTGTGGTCAAATCATGACCTTGCTCCGATGCCTGACGCTGTGCAGTTTCCACTGATACTACGATATCGCCTAGGTATAGGGGGGCGTCGTCACCCTCAAGGCTAAAACTCTCTCCCTCTAAGGCGGCAAATGATAGAACGTCGGTGGGCTGATCTTTCGCTCGGAATTGCTGATTGAGGGCTTGGATTTCGTGGTCGTCGGTAAGCCGCAGGGCGAGTTCGTAATGGTGTTGTGGGTGTAGGGGTAAGCCGTCATCCGGGTCGCAGGGATTGAGCTGAGTTAGCCATGTGGTGATCCAGCTTTGCCAGATAGTGGTCTCGGCGGCGGTCTCGGTCGTGTTTTGGAAGCTGAGTTCGACTTGCATGGATGAGGATGAATTTGTGTGATGCGCCGGATTGGGAGGATTCGTAGATTATTTCTGGAATGTTGAAACGCTCGTAGGGGCGGGCATTCCCCGCCCACCTAGATCCATCGCAAAAAAAACAATTTCCCCTGTGCTGGTTCGACGATCGATATCCAGGTGCCAAAACAAAATATCCGAATGCCAAAACAGAATGATCGGTCGATCGGGGAGTTGCGGGCGCGGAATGCGGGCCCCTACGGGGATTTTTGGGTTACATAACCGATCGTGCTCGTGGCATCCTCATCCTGCATAGTCCAAATCTCATAACTACCGGGTCAAATAAGCCAAGCCCACAAACAAACCTAAAAGCCCGATCGAGCTCAACGCAAAGTGAAATAGCGACTTGCCCCCCTTACGCACCATATTCCGCATCGCCAACTTTACATAGCTGGGTGGCGCTTCCTCTGTCGTTGTGGTTTTCGCAGGCGTATCGGCTGGCTGAGTCGTCATAGTGCTCGAAAAATAAATTGGTTCGTATTAAGTAAATGTAACAAGAAACAAAATCTCTCGGGCAAAAACCGGCGAAATCCCATCAAATCTCCTACCCTGACTTCATAGGGAAGAGCAAATTCTCCCTGCTTCTCAAGCCGTAAGCAGCACGAATCAGTGCTTGCTGAGTTTTTCGATTCGGAATAATCAGACAGGAGATTTGAGGCGATGAAATTGGCAAATTGGCGCAGAAATTTGGTGGCTGTGCTGTTGGTCTGCACCTTGTGGATCACGGGCTGTCAGGCCCAAGCCCCCTCACAGTTTTCACAAGTGCAGAAAGAAACTGCGAAGTCCGGCTCAGTGGCGGTTGCAAAAGATGCCACGAAAGGCGGTGAATTCAACAAATTCTTCCCCAAAGCGACCGATGGCTACGATCGGGTCTATACCCAAGAGAAAAAAGGTTTTGCAGAAGCCAAGCTGAAGAAAGACGGCAAAGATGTGGCGATGTTAGCCATTTCGGATACTCGCAGTATCCCCGGTTCCGCCGCGAAGTATGCAAATTCGACCGAGAAGATTAGTGGTTACCCCGCCGTTAGCATTGGCAATAGTCAAACTAGCGTTCTGGTCGG
It includes:
- a CDS encoding PQQ-dependent sugar dehydrogenase; this encodes MLFPMRSRHVSYRRRFLSYSVAFVSNVGLLACSAASQMPGPETTTSDITPKLAPPKEQTIATKTFKPQKIAVTLKQLPKPYATKSVAKPSRIIPVPDYPQLKTPPGFSINVFAEGLDGPRWLALTPNGEVLVTETRQNRIRLLADQDQNGVADFNRVFASANNGLNIPFGMAFARGAFFLGNTAEVRRYNYSKNQQQLIGTGEKITDLPGGGYNQHWTRNVIADAKGEKLYVSVGSKSNANEEDLPRASVQVMNLDGSDRQTFASGLRNPVGLAIQPETGDLYTTVNERDGLGDDLVPDYFTRIRQDEFYGWPYTYITPSLLDPRHTQDGRSRRPELAAKTRTPDVLFQSHSAALGVQFYTENRFPEKYRNGAFVAFRGSWNRDQGTGYKIVFIPFNQESKRPLGYYEDFVTGFLNDPAGPTTWGRPVGLLVLPDGSLLFTEEANGRIYRVAYTAPPKREAPPTDGPARPIDSLPDD
- a CDS encoding amino acid ABC transporter substrate-binding protein, which produces MRQILTVFSLGLVGLLATPAIVTAESVMDKVKRTGTLTAGTSSDAIPFAYRDQSGKLTGYSVAMLELMRERLEQVTGRSVKLDLVALPPNSRISSIRQGKVDVVCDLSSFTWQRDQQVDFSLAYATTGTQLLVKRWQNFSGPAALINKKIGAFPGTTNELAVKRTQPKAKVVAMRTLKGAFQDLRVGKIDAFAWDGVLLEAELNSTDQWREFKIVQGEPLSKEGVSCMVPENNSRFLDNVNYALFRHMQGFVQGEAKYTRIFDRWFGPKSVLPLSRDYRELVLETMRLTVDSREEIQE
- a CDS encoding MFS transporter translates to MQKTFGITLFIAFANAISFTILIPILYLYGREFGLTDFQTSLLFAVYAAAQFFATPVIGKLSDRYGRKPLLIVSLIGTVIANALAFSAGLVNIAGLLFFARFLDGITGGNVSVVQAVIADITPVENRAKSFGLFGAVTFGLGFTLGPALSLLTQQYSLGAGFLVSSVIAAIALILTIFGLPETLKQSTQVAPRRLFDLGLGNLISGLKLPRLGLLFIINFLIGTTFTIFTFGFQPYFLELLGQTNQALTALFIVFGLISALVQAKGLAILNKRFSLSMVLFLGLLMRGLTFVLMPLYPNVIYFVCISIAFSVFNSLVQPTIITLISLNAKPEVQGMALGLNASYLNVSNAFGPMIAGLIVDRAYPETYRYPLVLAGMLTLGVLAFAILKRDRYDVARSPRS
- a CDS encoding aminopeptidase P N-terminal domain-containing protein, which codes for MQAIEYSNRRQKLMSKIGNGTAIFRSASQAVMHNDVEYNFRQDSSFYYLTGFNEDNAVAVFAPHHKEHKFVLFVQKKDPLMETWTGYRTGVNAAKEQYGADIVYDIAEIDEHLPQYVAEADRLYYHFGTNAGFNNKILRLFQRFVGRYDRDGHGPLSLEDPMQVLHPLRLQKSEAELDAMRKAVAIAAEAHQWALDNRKPGMYEYEVQAEMERLFRLRGGMGIAYPSIVASGDNACILHYVENNRQMQDNELLLIDAGCCYDYYNSDITRTFPVGNKFTAEQRILYELVLNAQLAAIEQVKPDNAWNTFHDAAVRTITEGLIELGLLKGDIETIIKEEKYKPFFMHGTGHWLGLDVHDVGGRKTGETWHMFQPGQVITVEPGIYIRPDFVPAEDQPEVPERWRGIGIRIEDDVLVTATGNEVLTAAVPKSIEAMER
- a CDS encoding MBL fold metallo-hydrolase; the encoded protein is MKRRQLIQYAGAGLASAIGSSLWGTRSLAQSGGVTIRSLGHMSFLFSGNGLSVLSNPFRSLGCTAGLPAPKVKADLVLISSQLLDEGAVDVVPGNPRLLYEPGNYEVSGVGIQGIGMDHDRNGGRRFGKNVAWRWNQGGLNIIHLGGAATPINIEQKILMGSPDVLIIPVGGGPKAYNPEEAKAALQVLNPKIVIPMQYLTGAAKQDQCDLVGVDAFLKLMEGTPVRRPGASLSLLKSSLPKEGSVIQVLG
- a CDS encoding anthranilate synthase component II, whose product is MLLVIDNYDSFTYNIVQYLGELASEFAVAEDIQVFRNDEISLDQIRALQPSGIVISPGPGTPNDSGVSLSIIEQLGPTIPLLGVCLGHQSIGQIFGGDVVSAPELMHGKVSEVHHNGVGVFAGIENPMVATRYHSLIIDRATCPEVLEITAWVDDKTIMGVRHREHPHIQGVQFHPESVLTNSGKDLLRNFLREIPV
- a CDS encoding diacylglycerol kinase family protein; this encodes MSSESTSPEMPTQSSKRDGKVLPFKSSNRDLAWHIAPSVFGSLRYAWMGISYAFQTQRNFRIHTIVGSIAIGLGIWLQLPAVELTVIGITIGLVLAMELLNTAIEAVVDLTVKQNYHELAKIAKDCAAAAVLISAFAALGVAGCLILPKLAIVVLSVLG
- the ybeY gene encoding rRNA maturation RNase YbeY → MQVELSFQNTTETAAETTIWQSWITTWLTQLNPCDPDDGLPLHPQHHYELALRLTDDHEIQALNQQFRAKDQPTDVLSFAALEGESFSLEGDDAPLYLGDIVVSVETAQRQASEQGHDLTTELAWLASHGLLHLLGWDHPDDVQLAAMLAQQRSLLQTAGIIA
- a CDS encoding DUF3285 domain-containing protein is translated as MTTQPADTPAKTTTTEEAPPSYVKLAMRNMVRKGGKSLFHFALSSIGLLGLFVGLAYLTR